From a region of the Oncorhynchus keta strain PuntledgeMale-10-30-2019 chromosome 13, Oket_V2, whole genome shotgun sequence genome:
- the LOC118392387 gene encoding protein SCO2 homolog, mitochondrial-like: MLCLERRMLGLVGFIGGDLHATFGRLLRCTVRSSAVQQTSGSTHHPQRVWLSSQAPLCGHHTPKHRTGLYGPFTHPQQTLRSSCGLLSLPLFTQRVTLSQGPNTSTAKIRLRTRLVVTLLFGGGLLGTWWYVRNEKRQNHRMQRIEQLKKVALGQGDFSLLDHRGHRRTKRDFLGSWVLLYFGFTHCPDICPEELDKVSAVVSALDKDQSLPAVQPLFVTVDPERDNVAALERYVKDFHPRLIGLTGTPDEVKVAGKDYRVYASPGPKDEDGDYIVDHTILIYLVNPDGLFLDYYNRMKDDVQIAESVRNHMKSYVKLSEWR; encoded by the coding sequence ATGCTGTGTCTGGAGAGAAGGATGCTGGGACTTGTAGGCTTCATAGGGGGTGACCTCCATGCGACGTTTGGGAGACTCCTGAGATGCACCGTGAGGTCTTCAGCAGTCCAACAGACTTCTGGCTCCACACACCACCCCCAGAGGGTGTGGCTCTCCTCACAGGCACCACTCTGTGGACACCATACCCCTAAACATAGGACAGGCCTGTATGGGCCTTTTACACACCCGCAGCAGACACTGAGGAGTTCCTGtggccttctctccctcccccttttcaCCCAGAGGGTCACCCTCTCCCAGGGACCCAACACCTCCACAGCCAAGATCAGGTTGCGAACGCGTCTGGTAGTCACCCTGCTGTTCGGCGGGGGTCTGCTTGGCACCTGGTGGTACGTGCGAAACGAGAAGCGGCAAAATCACAGAATGCAGCGTATAGAGCAGTTGAAAAAGGTGGCCCTGGGCCAGGGAGACTTCAGCCTCCTCGACCACAGGGGGCACCGCAGGACCAAGAGAGACTTCCTGGGTAGCTGGGTGCTCCTCTACTTTGGCTTCACCCACTGCCCTGACATCTGCCCCGAAGAGCTGGATAAGGTATCTGCTGTGGTCAGCGCCCTGGACAAGGACCAGTCTCTCCCCGCGGTCCAACCGCTGTTTGTGACGGTCGACCCAGAACGAGACAACGTGGCGGCCCTGGAGAGGTACGTGAAGGACTTCCACCCCCGGCTGATCGGCCTGACGGGTACCCCAGATGAGGTGAAGGTGGCGGGGAAGGACTACAGGGTGTACGCCAGCCCTGGACCTAAGGATGAGGACGGGGACTATATAGTGGACCACACCATCCTCATCTACCTGGTCAACCCAGATGGGCTGTTCCTGGACTATTACAACAGGATGAAGGACGACGTGCAGATTGCTGAGAGCGTCAGGAACCATATGAAGAGCTACGTCAAACTGAGTGAATGGCGGTAA